From a single Sparus aurata chromosome 13, fSpaAur1.1, whole genome shotgun sequence genomic region:
- the LOC115593870 gene encoding odorant receptor 131-2-like yields MLYFNQSENINITSEQSHLGLLERVSLSTLIGMPCCLFLFINGTMLFTLRSKSVFCETSRYILLYNLLFADTVLLALSQLMYILAACRIRLTYPVCGVFAMLTNLTNVISPLTLVVMSLERYVAVCYPLRHAPIITIRNTGVAICVVWTFSLLNVLIRVCLLLNFAFEDLKSLQMTDYCSDIAMILGPMSNLYDQTYTCFVFILASLAIASSYVGVMVAARSASTDKASAQKARNTLLLHLVQLGLSLLSTMHTSIVISLATILQRLVILRIKSVFYVFIFILPRCLCSLIYGLRDHTIRPALINHLCGQLKLSCPSKG; encoded by the coding sequence ATGTTGTACTTTAATCAGTCTGAAAATATCAACATCACTTCTGAACAGTCGCATCTGGGATTACTGGAAAGAGTGTCGCTATCCACACTGATTGGTATGCCATGCTGCCTATTCCTTTTTATTAATGGAACAATGTTGTTCACCTTGAGGAGTAAATCTGTGTTTTGTGAGACCTCCCGTTACATTCTTCTGTATAATCTACTATTTGCTGACACTGTACTGCTGGCACTGAGCCAGTTAATGTACATACTTGCAGCTTGTAGAATAAGATTGACGTATCCTGTCTGTGGTGTCTTTGCTATGCTGACCAATCTCACAAATGTAATCTCACCACTCACACTGGTAGTGATGTCTCTGGAGAGATATGTCGCTGTGTGTTACCCACTGAGGCATGCtcccatcatcaccatcagaaACACAGGGGTGGCTATCTGTGTCGTTTGGACCTTCAGTTTACTTAATGTTCTCATACGAGTTTGTTTGCTGTTAAATTTTGCATTTGAAGACCTGAAGAGCCTACAGATGACAGATTATTGCTCTGACATAGCAATGATACTTGGCCCCATGTCTAATCTTTATGACCAAACCTACACTTGTTTCGTATTCATATTAGCGAGTCTGGCAATCGCTTCCTCCTATGTTGGCGTGATGGTAGCAGCAAGGTCAGCTTCCACAGACAAAGCTTCAGCACAAAAGGCTCgtaacacactgctgctgcatctAGTTCAGCTGGGCCTCAGTCTCTTGTCAACTATGCATACCTCTATAGTTATATCACTCGCAACAATCCTGCAACGATTAGTAATTTTACGgatcaaaagtgttttttatgtgtttattttcatcctcCCCAGATGTCTGTGCTCTCTCATCTATGGGCTCAGAGATCACACTATCAGGCCCGCCCTCATTAACCATTTATGCGGTCAACTGAAACTCAGTTGTCCCAGTAAAGGCTGA
- the LOC115593648 gene encoding odorant receptor 131-2-like, producing MLHFNQSENVHITAEQSYQGLLERVLFSTLIGVPCCLFLFINGTMLFTLRSKSVFCETSRYILLYNLLFADTVLLALSQLMYILAACRIRLTYPVCGVLAMLTNFTNEISPLTLVVMSLERYVAVCYPLRHAPIITIRNTGVAICVVWTFSLLNILIRVLLLLNFAFEDLQSLQMTDSCSDIAMILGPMSDLYDKTYTCFVFILASLAIASSYVGVMVAARSASTDKASAQKARNTLLLHLVQLGLSLLSTMHASIVISLATTLQRLVIVRIKSVFYVFIFILPRCLCSLIYGLRDHTIRPALINHLCGQLKLKTMA from the exons ATGTTGCACTTTAATCAGTCTGAGAATGTCCACATCACTGCTGAACAGTCGTACCAGGGATTACTGGAAAGAGTGTTGTTTTCCACACTGATTGGTGTGCCATGCTGCCTATTCCTCTTTATTAATGGAACAATGTTGTTCACCTTGAGGAGTAAATCTGTGTTTTGTGAGACCTCCCGTTACATTCTTCTGTATAATCTACTATTTGCAGACACTGTACTGCTGGCACTGAGCCAGTTAATGTACATACTTGCAGCTTGTAGAATAAGACTGACGTATCCCGTCTGTGGTGTCCTTGCTATGCTCACCAATTTCACAAATGAAATATCTCCACTCACACTGGTGGTGATGTCTCTGGAGAGATACGTAGCTGTGTGTTACCCACTGAGGCATGCTCCAATCATCACCATCAGAAATACAGGGGTGGCTATTTGTGTTGTTTGGACCTTCAGTTTACTTAATATTCTCATACGAGTTCTTTTGCTGTTAAATTTTGCATTTGAAGACCTGCAAAGCCTACAGATGACAGATTCTTGCTCTGACATAGCAATGATTCTTGGCCCAATGTCTGATCTTTATGACAAAACCTACACTTGTTTCGTGTTCATATTAGCGAGTTTGGCAATCGCTTCCTCCTATGTTGGCGTGATGGTAGCAGCAAGGTCAGCTTCCACAGACAAAGCTTCAGCACAAAAGGCTCgtaacacactgctgctgcatctgGTGCAGCTGGGCCTCAGTCTCTTGTCAACAATGCATGCCTCTATAGTTATATCACTTGCAACAACCCTGCAACGATTAGTAATTGTGCGCATCAAgagtgttttttatgtgtttattttcatcctcCCCAGATGTCTGTGCTCTCTCATCTATGGGCTCAGAGATCACACTATCAGGCCCGCCCTCATTAACCATTTATGCGGTCAACTGAAACTCA aaacaatggca
- the LOC115594770 gene encoding microtubule-associated protein 11-like isoform X1, which yields MVQMMESQCEYFMYFPAVPITDLSDPARYRTLPRRSHLYLGETVRFLLVLRCRDGGATPTEHGPAGGDDGAAAGFGTESASSRAWRELAGSLCAVASVSPGESSRHRGNHHQHHHDYQSSGDEANEDGEEDYIAAAEAAIAALGSRVDSRCRSFRDCKPLLIHNSSGTAAREFRRAPVQSPLDEPVVLTDEVIFPLTVSLDKLPVSTLKVKVMVTVWKREAEKVEVQELGYLSVLQQREPTHTFRHDLNTFKAQVSTTLTVLPPPTVRCKQMTVSGRHLAVLKVLNESSQEEVSIRDVRILPNLNASYLPMMPDGSVLLVDNVCHQSGEVGMASFCRVDSLAGRLPSMLSALEEHDFLFQLHLNDMPQDDSNEGLEVPLVAVLQWSTPKMPFTNCIYTHYRLPSIRLDQPRFVMTASCPSTVRVKEHFKVKYVLLNNLQDFLAVRLVWTPEGRGQSEDTTLAAVVCHTPLSNLGHCRKGSTLSFSVAFQILKPGLYELSQHMKLKLQFTASVSNPPPDARPLSRKNSPSSPAVRDLLDRHQASLGRSQSFSHQQPSRSHIMRTGSAMERRAITPPVGSPVGRPLYLPPQDKTLLSLDKIAKRECKVLVVDSAS from the exons ATGGTGCAGATGATGGAGTCGCAGTGCGAGTATTTCATGTATTTCCCGGCGGTGCCCATCACGGATCTGTCGGACCCGGCCCGGTACCGCACTCTGCCCCGCCGGAGTCACCTCTACCTGGGCGAGACGGTCCGCTTCCTCCTGGTGCTGCGCTGCAGGGACGGAGGGGCGACGCCGACCGAGCACGGCCCCG CAGGTGGTGACGATGGCGCCGCCGCAGGCTTCGGAACGGAGTCGGCCAGTAGCCGGGCGTGGAGAGAGCTGGCCGGATCGCTGTGCGCCGTGGCCAGCGTGAGTCCGGGCGAGAGTAGCCGCCACAGAGGCAACCACCACCAGCATCACCACGACTACCAAAGCAGCGGGGACGAGGCCAACGAGGACGGCGAGGAGGACTACATCGCTGCAGCGGAGGCAGCCATCGCGGCGCTCGGAAGCAGGGTGGACTCAAGGTGTCGCAGCTTCAGGGACTGCAAGCCGCTGCTCATCCACAACTCATCTGGGACGGCGGCAAGGGAGTTCCGCAGGGCACCTGTTCAG TCTCCTCTGGACGAGCCGGTGGTTCTGACGGATGAAGTGATCTTCCCGCTCACCGTCTCTTTGGACAAACTCCCCGTCAGCACCCTGAAAGTCAAG gtgatgGTCACGGTGTGGAAGAGGGAGGCGGAGAAAGTGGAGGTGCAGGAACTCGGCTACCTGAGCGTCCTGCAGCAACGAGAACCGACACACACCTTCAGACACGACCTGAACACCTTCAAGGCTCAGg TGAGCACCACCCTGACCGTCCTGCCGCCTCCAACCGTCCGCTGTAAGCAGATGACCGTCTCTGGGAGGCACCTCGCCGTCCTCAAAG tgCTGAACGAGTCGTCTCAGGAGGAGGTGAGTATCCGGGATGTTCGGATTTTACCAAACCTCAACGCCTCCTACCTTCCCATGATGCCAGACGGCTCCGTGCTGCTGGTGGACAACGTGTG CCACCAGTCAGGTGAGGTCGGCATGGCGTCTTTCTGCAGAGTGGACAGCCTGGCCGGCCGCCTTCCCAGCATGCTCAGCGCTTTGGAGGAGCATGACTTCCTGTTCCAGCTGCACCTAAACGACATGCCGCAAGACGACTCCAACGAG GGGCTGGAGGTTCCCCTGGTCGCTGTGCTGCAGTGGTCAACTCCCAAGATGCCGTTCACCAACTGTATCTACACACACTACAG GTTGCCGAGTATCCGTCTGGACCAGCCGCGGTTCGTCATGACGGCGAGCTGTCCGAGCACCGTCAGGGTGAAGGAGCACTTCAAGGTCAAATATGTTCTGCTCAACAACCTGCAGGACTTCCTCGCTGTCCGGCTCGTCTGGACTCCAGagg gtcgtGGTCAGAGCGAGGACACGACGCTGGCGGCCGTCGTCTGTCACACTCCTCTCAGTAACCTCGGTCACTGTCGGAAAGGAAGCACTCTGTCGTTCAGCGTCGCCTTCCAGATCCTCAAACCGGGACTGTACGAG CTGAGTCAACACATGAAGCTGAAGCTTCAGTTCACAGCGTCCGTGTCCAACCCTCCTCCTGACGCTCGGCCGCTGTCAC GTAAAAACAGTCCGTCCAGCCCGGCGGTTCGAGACCTGCTGGACCGACACCAGGCCAGTCTGGGTCGATCTCAGTCCTTCTCCCACCAGCAGCCGTCACGATCCCACATCATGAG
- the LOC115594770 gene encoding microtubule-associated protein 11-like isoform X2, producing the protein MVQMMESQCEYFMYFPAVPITDLSDPARYRTLPRRSHLYLGETVRFLLVLRCRDGGATPTEHGPGGDDGAAAGFGTESASSRAWRELAGSLCAVASVSPGESSRHRGNHHQHHHDYQSSGDEANEDGEEDYIAAAEAAIAALGSRVDSRCRSFRDCKPLLIHNSSGTAAREFRRAPVQSPLDEPVVLTDEVIFPLTVSLDKLPVSTLKVKVMVTVWKREAEKVEVQELGYLSVLQQREPTHTFRHDLNTFKAQVSTTLTVLPPPTVRCKQMTVSGRHLAVLKVLNESSQEEVSIRDVRILPNLNASYLPMMPDGSVLLVDNVCHQSGEVGMASFCRVDSLAGRLPSMLSALEEHDFLFQLHLNDMPQDDSNEGLEVPLVAVLQWSTPKMPFTNCIYTHYRLPSIRLDQPRFVMTASCPSTVRVKEHFKVKYVLLNNLQDFLAVRLVWTPEGRGQSEDTTLAAVVCHTPLSNLGHCRKGSTLSFSVAFQILKPGLYELSQHMKLKLQFTASVSNPPPDARPLSRKNSPSSPAVRDLLDRHQASLGRSQSFSHQQPSRSHIMRTGSAMERRAITPPVGSPVGRPLYLPPQDKTLLSLDKIAKRECKVLVVDSAS; encoded by the exons ATGGTGCAGATGATGGAGTCGCAGTGCGAGTATTTCATGTATTTCCCGGCGGTGCCCATCACGGATCTGTCGGACCCGGCCCGGTACCGCACTCTGCCCCGCCGGAGTCACCTCTACCTGGGCGAGACGGTCCGCTTCCTCCTGGTGCTGCGCTGCAGGGACGGAGGGGCGACGCCGACCGAGCACGGCCCCG GTGGTGACGATGGCGCCGCCGCAGGCTTCGGAACGGAGTCGGCCAGTAGCCGGGCGTGGAGAGAGCTGGCCGGATCGCTGTGCGCCGTGGCCAGCGTGAGTCCGGGCGAGAGTAGCCGCCACAGAGGCAACCACCACCAGCATCACCACGACTACCAAAGCAGCGGGGACGAGGCCAACGAGGACGGCGAGGAGGACTACATCGCTGCAGCGGAGGCAGCCATCGCGGCGCTCGGAAGCAGGGTGGACTCAAGGTGTCGCAGCTTCAGGGACTGCAAGCCGCTGCTCATCCACAACTCATCTGGGACGGCGGCAAGGGAGTTCCGCAGGGCACCTGTTCAG TCTCCTCTGGACGAGCCGGTGGTTCTGACGGATGAAGTGATCTTCCCGCTCACCGTCTCTTTGGACAAACTCCCCGTCAGCACCCTGAAAGTCAAG gtgatgGTCACGGTGTGGAAGAGGGAGGCGGAGAAAGTGGAGGTGCAGGAACTCGGCTACCTGAGCGTCCTGCAGCAACGAGAACCGACACACACCTTCAGACACGACCTGAACACCTTCAAGGCTCAGg TGAGCACCACCCTGACCGTCCTGCCGCCTCCAACCGTCCGCTGTAAGCAGATGACCGTCTCTGGGAGGCACCTCGCCGTCCTCAAAG tgCTGAACGAGTCGTCTCAGGAGGAGGTGAGTATCCGGGATGTTCGGATTTTACCAAACCTCAACGCCTCCTACCTTCCCATGATGCCAGACGGCTCCGTGCTGCTGGTGGACAACGTGTG CCACCAGTCAGGTGAGGTCGGCATGGCGTCTTTCTGCAGAGTGGACAGCCTGGCCGGCCGCCTTCCCAGCATGCTCAGCGCTTTGGAGGAGCATGACTTCCTGTTCCAGCTGCACCTAAACGACATGCCGCAAGACGACTCCAACGAG GGGCTGGAGGTTCCCCTGGTCGCTGTGCTGCAGTGGTCAACTCCCAAGATGCCGTTCACCAACTGTATCTACACACACTACAG GTTGCCGAGTATCCGTCTGGACCAGCCGCGGTTCGTCATGACGGCGAGCTGTCCGAGCACCGTCAGGGTGAAGGAGCACTTCAAGGTCAAATATGTTCTGCTCAACAACCTGCAGGACTTCCTCGCTGTCCGGCTCGTCTGGACTCCAGagg gtcgtGGTCAGAGCGAGGACACGACGCTGGCGGCCGTCGTCTGTCACACTCCTCTCAGTAACCTCGGTCACTGTCGGAAAGGAAGCACTCTGTCGTTCAGCGTCGCCTTCCAGATCCTCAAACCGGGACTGTACGAG CTGAGTCAACACATGAAGCTGAAGCTTCAGTTCACAGCGTCCGTGTCCAACCCTCCTCCTGACGCTCGGCCGCTGTCAC GTAAAAACAGTCCGTCCAGCCCGGCGGTTCGAGACCTGCTGGACCGACACCAGGCCAGTCTGGGTCGATCTCAGTCCTTCTCCCACCAGCAGCCGTCACGATCCCACATCATGAG